One genomic region from Osmerus eperlanus chromosome 6, fOsmEpe2.1, whole genome shotgun sequence encodes:
- the blnk gene encoding B-cell linker protein isoform X3 codes for MEMLSKLTVPAGKKYRQLQKMVQDIKKNDGSILDKFRRLKSKPAPKVPARDYPGDQDDHWSDNEFDSDTYEDPQEDQDDSYEPPPSHRLFTPNPSVTSLSKEAYLDSCNHRPSPSPRKPTRPLKTFKPLLPKPQQADCDNEDRPESDEDNYIEPTQPLPERPDSDVYEVPSFEEDNPTVSSRPSGLRAPSQTLPPKASPRLHIKKPQPFPAKVQQPESDEYEVCDRDNDVKSNEEPIRVAPKPLPRERHAAKPSLSSKPYLPSREHEGSTLPMRTTSQTPSTASLPSEFKRPKIPLPQLFNSHKHRVNLPEEKVARRNVSITENGSKDDERADILNKPWYASTSDRKKAEDALIRSDKDGSFLVRKSSGQDTQQPYTLVVFYNSRVYNIPIRYIQVSQQYALGREKKGEECFHSVSHMIENHQRHPLVLIDSQSNSKDSTKLNYVVKP; via the exons ATGGAGATGTTAAGTAAACTAACTGTTCCTGCAGGTAAAAAATATCG ACAGCTTCAGAAGATGGTGCAGGATATCAAGAAGAACGATGGCAGTATTCTGGACAAATTTAGAAG ATTAAAAAGTAAACCTGCTCCAAAAGTACCTGCAAGAGACTATCCTG GTGACCAGGATGATCACTGGTCTGATAATGAGTTT GATAGTGACACTTATGAGGACCCACAGGAAGACCAAGATGACAGCTATGAGCCTCCTCCGAGTCACAGGCTCTTCACCCCCAATCCCTCCGTCACCTCCTTGTCAAAAGAGGCCTACCTCG ACAGCTGCAACCACAGGCCGAGTCCCTCTCCCCGGAAGCCCACCCGCCCCCTGAAGACCTTCAAACCCCTGCTTCCAAAGCCTCAGCAGGCAGACTGCGATAAT gaaGACAGACCAGAAAGTGATGAAGACAACTATATAGAACCCACACAGCCTCTTCCAGAGAGGCCAGACTCTG ATGTGTATGAAGTCCCAAGCTTTGAG GAAGACAACCCAACAGTAAGCAG TAGACCCTCAGGTCTTAGAGCTCCTTCACAGACTCTACCACCGAAGGCCAGCCCCAG ATTGCATATTAAGAAACCGCAACCGTTTCCCGCCAAA GTACAGCAGCCAGAAAGTGATGAATATGAAGTGTGTGACCGAGATAATG ACGTTAAATCCAATGAGGAACCTATACGTGTTGCTCCAAAACCACTGCCCAGAGAGCG GCATGCTGcaaaaccctctctctcatca AAGCCATACTTACCTTCCAGAGAGCATGAAG GGTCAACACTTCCCATGAGAACCACTAGTCAAACACCCTCCACTGCATCACTGCCATCCGAATTCAAACGACCCAA GATTCCTCTGCCACAGCTGTTTAACTCCCACA AACACAGGGTAAATTTGCCAGAGGAAAAAGTTGCCAGAAGAAATGTGTCTATCACTGAAAATGGGTCAAAAGACGATGAG AGGGCTGACATCCTAAATAAACCCTGGTACGCAAGTACATCCGACCGCAAGAAAGCAGAGGATGCGTTGATTCGCTCTGATAAG GATGGGTCCTTCCTGGTGAGGAAGAGCTCTGGTCAGGACACCCAGCAACCATACACACTGGTGGTGTTCTACAATAGCAGGGTCTACAACATCCCAATCCGTTACATCCAGGTGTCCCAGCAGTACGCTCttgggagggagaagaaaggagaagag tGTTTCCACAGTGTCTCTCACATGATAGAGAACCATCAGAGGCATCCCCTGGTGCTGATTGACAGCCAGAGTAACAGCAAGGACTCCACCAAACTGAACTATGTGGTGAAGCCTTAG
- the blnk gene encoding B-cell linker protein isoform X2 — MNVPTREECEGLSPAQVSLLLCQNQMEDCAVTIKRLKIDGRKLLNLSNHDLSSFCLIHQPQLQKMVQDIKKNDGSILDKFRRLKSKPAPKVPARDYPGDQDDHWSDNEFDSDTYEDPQEDQDDSYEPPPSHRLFTPNPSVTSLSKEAYLDSCNHRPSPSPRKPTRPLKTFKPLLPKPQQADCDNEDRPESDEDNYIEPTQPLPERPDSDVYEVPSFEEDNPTVSRPSGLRAPSQTLPPKASPRLHIKKPQPFPAKVQQPESDEYEVCDRDNDVKSNEEPIRVAPKPLPRERHAAKPSLSSKPYLPSREHEGSTLPMRTTSQTPSTASLPSEFKRPKIPLPQLFNSHKHRVNLPEEKVARRNVSITENGSKDDERADILNKPWYASTSDRKKAEDALIRSDKDGSFLVRKSSGQDTQQPYTLVVFYNSRVYNIPIRYIQVSQQYALGREKKGEECFHSVSHMIENHQRHPLVLIDSQSNSKDSTKLNYVVKP, encoded by the exons AATCTTTCCAACCATGACTTGAGCAGTTTCTGTCTTATCCACCAACC ACAGCTTCAGAAGATGGTGCAGGATATCAAGAAGAACGATGGCAGTATTCTGGACAAATTTAGAAG ATTAAAAAGTAAACCTGCTCCAAAAGTACCTGCAAGAGACTATCCTG GTGACCAGGATGATCACTGGTCTGATAATGAGTTT GATAGTGACACTTATGAGGACCCACAGGAAGACCAAGATGACAGCTATGAGCCTCCTCCGAGTCACAGGCTCTTCACCCCCAATCCCTCCGTCACCTCCTTGTCAAAAGAGGCCTACCTCG ACAGCTGCAACCACAGGCCGAGTCCCTCTCCCCGGAAGCCCACCCGCCCCCTGAAGACCTTCAAACCCCTGCTTCCAAAGCCTCAGCAGGCAGACTGCGATAAT gaaGACAGACCAGAAAGTGATGAAGACAACTATATAGAACCCACACAGCCTCTTCCAGAGAGGCCAGACTCTG ATGTGTATGAAGTCCCAAGCTTTGAG GAAGACAACCCAACAGTAAGCAG ACCCTCAGGTCTTAGAGCTCCTTCACAGACTCTACCACCGAAGGCCAGCCCCAG ATTGCATATTAAGAAACCGCAACCGTTTCCCGCCAAA GTACAGCAGCCAGAAAGTGATGAATATGAAGTGTGTGACCGAGATAATG ACGTTAAATCCAATGAGGAACCTATACGTGTTGCTCCAAAACCACTGCCCAGAGAGCG GCATGCTGcaaaaccctctctctcatca AAGCCATACTTACCTTCCAGAGAGCATGAAG GGTCAACACTTCCCATGAGAACCACTAGTCAAACACCCTCCACTGCATCACTGCCATCCGAATTCAAACGACCCAA GATTCCTCTGCCACAGCTGTTTAACTCCCACA AACACAGGGTAAATTTGCCAGAGGAAAAAGTTGCCAGAAGAAATGTGTCTATCACTGAAAATGGGTCAAAAGACGATGAG AGGGCTGACATCCTAAATAAACCCTGGTACGCAAGTACATCCGACCGCAAGAAAGCAGAGGATGCGTTGATTCGCTCTGATAAG GATGGGTCCTTCCTGGTGAGGAAGAGCTCTGGTCAGGACACCCAGCAACCATACACACTGGTGGTGTTCTACAATAGCAGGGTCTACAACATCCCAATCCGTTACATCCAGGTGTCCCAGCAGTACGCTCttgggagggagaagaaaggagaagag tGTTTCCACAGTGTCTCTCACATGATAGAGAACCATCAGAGGCATCCCCTGGTGCTGATTGACAGCCAGAGTAACAGCAAGGACTCCACCAAACTGAACTATGTGGTGAAGCCTTAG
- the blnk gene encoding B-cell linker protein isoform X4, with product MSHLQRQLQKMVQDIKKNDGSILDKFRRLKSKPAPKVPARDYPGDQDDHWSDNEFDSDTYEDPQEDQDDSYEPPPSHRLFTPNPSVTSLSKEAYLDSCNHRPSPSPRKPTRPLKTFKPLLPKPQQADCDNEDRPESDEDNYIEPTQPLPERPDSDVYEVPSFEEDNPTVSSRPSGLRAPSQTLPPKASPRLHIKKPQPFPAKVQQPESDEYEVCDRDNDVKSNEEPIRVAPKPLPRERHAAKPSLSSKPYLPSREHEGSTLPMRTTSQTPSTASLPSEFKRPKIPLPQLFNSHKHRVNLPEEKVARRNVSITENGSKDDERADILNKPWYASTSDRKKAEDALIRSDKDGSFLVRKSSGQDTQQPYTLVVFYNSRVYNIPIRYIQVSQQYALGREKKGEECFHSVSHMIENHQRHPLVLIDSQSNSKDSTKLNYVVKP from the exons ATGAGTCATCTCCAACG ACAGCTTCAGAAGATGGTGCAGGATATCAAGAAGAACGATGGCAGTATTCTGGACAAATTTAGAAG ATTAAAAAGTAAACCTGCTCCAAAAGTACCTGCAAGAGACTATCCTG GTGACCAGGATGATCACTGGTCTGATAATGAGTTT GATAGTGACACTTATGAGGACCCACAGGAAGACCAAGATGACAGCTATGAGCCTCCTCCGAGTCACAGGCTCTTCACCCCCAATCCCTCCGTCACCTCCTTGTCAAAAGAGGCCTACCTCG ACAGCTGCAACCACAGGCCGAGTCCCTCTCCCCGGAAGCCCACCCGCCCCCTGAAGACCTTCAAACCCCTGCTTCCAAAGCCTCAGCAGGCAGACTGCGATAAT gaaGACAGACCAGAAAGTGATGAAGACAACTATATAGAACCCACACAGCCTCTTCCAGAGAGGCCAGACTCTG ATGTGTATGAAGTCCCAAGCTTTGAG GAAGACAACCCAACAGTAAGCAG TAGACCCTCAGGTCTTAGAGCTCCTTCACAGACTCTACCACCGAAGGCCAGCCCCAG ATTGCATATTAAGAAACCGCAACCGTTTCCCGCCAAA GTACAGCAGCCAGAAAGTGATGAATATGAAGTGTGTGACCGAGATAATG ACGTTAAATCCAATGAGGAACCTATACGTGTTGCTCCAAAACCACTGCCCAGAGAGCG GCATGCTGcaaaaccctctctctcatca AAGCCATACTTACCTTCCAGAGAGCATGAAG GGTCAACACTTCCCATGAGAACCACTAGTCAAACACCCTCCACTGCATCACTGCCATCCGAATTCAAACGACCCAA GATTCCTCTGCCACAGCTGTTTAACTCCCACA AACACAGGGTAAATTTGCCAGAGGAAAAAGTTGCCAGAAGAAATGTGTCTATCACTGAAAATGGGTCAAAAGACGATGAG AGGGCTGACATCCTAAATAAACCCTGGTACGCAAGTACATCCGACCGCAAGAAAGCAGAGGATGCGTTGATTCGCTCTGATAAG GATGGGTCCTTCCTGGTGAGGAAGAGCTCTGGTCAGGACACCCAGCAACCATACACACTGGTGGTGTTCTACAATAGCAGGGTCTACAACATCCCAATCCGTTACATCCAGGTGTCCCAGCAGTACGCTCttgggagggagaagaaaggagaagag tGTTTCCACAGTGTCTCTCACATGATAGAGAACCATCAGAGGCATCCCCTGGTGCTGATTGACAGCCAGAGTAACAGCAAGGACTCCACCAAACTGAACTATGTGGTGAAGCCTTAG
- the blnk gene encoding B-cell linker protein isoform X1 translates to MNVPTREECEGLSPAQVSLLLCQNQMEDCAVTIKRLKIDGRKLLNLSNHDLSSFCLIHQPQLQKMVQDIKKNDGSILDKFRRLKSKPAPKVPARDYPGDQDDHWSDNEFDSDTYEDPQEDQDDSYEPPPSHRLFTPNPSVTSLSKEAYLDSCNHRPSPSPRKPTRPLKTFKPLLPKPQQADCDNEDRPESDEDNYIEPTQPLPERPDSDVYEVPSFEEDNPTVSSRPSGLRAPSQTLPPKASPRLHIKKPQPFPAKVQQPESDEYEVCDRDNDVKSNEEPIRVAPKPLPRERHAAKPSLSSKPYLPSREHEGSTLPMRTTSQTPSTASLPSEFKRPKIPLPQLFNSHKHRVNLPEEKVARRNVSITENGSKDDERADILNKPWYASTSDRKKAEDALIRSDKDGSFLVRKSSGQDTQQPYTLVVFYNSRVYNIPIRYIQVSQQYALGREKKGEECFHSVSHMIENHQRHPLVLIDSQSNSKDSTKLNYVVKP, encoded by the exons AATCTTTCCAACCATGACTTGAGCAGTTTCTGTCTTATCCACCAACC ACAGCTTCAGAAGATGGTGCAGGATATCAAGAAGAACGATGGCAGTATTCTGGACAAATTTAGAAG ATTAAAAAGTAAACCTGCTCCAAAAGTACCTGCAAGAGACTATCCTG GTGACCAGGATGATCACTGGTCTGATAATGAGTTT GATAGTGACACTTATGAGGACCCACAGGAAGACCAAGATGACAGCTATGAGCCTCCTCCGAGTCACAGGCTCTTCACCCCCAATCCCTCCGTCACCTCCTTGTCAAAAGAGGCCTACCTCG ACAGCTGCAACCACAGGCCGAGTCCCTCTCCCCGGAAGCCCACCCGCCCCCTGAAGACCTTCAAACCCCTGCTTCCAAAGCCTCAGCAGGCAGACTGCGATAAT gaaGACAGACCAGAAAGTGATGAAGACAACTATATAGAACCCACACAGCCTCTTCCAGAGAGGCCAGACTCTG ATGTGTATGAAGTCCCAAGCTTTGAG GAAGACAACCCAACAGTAAGCAG TAGACCCTCAGGTCTTAGAGCTCCTTCACAGACTCTACCACCGAAGGCCAGCCCCAG ATTGCATATTAAGAAACCGCAACCGTTTCCCGCCAAA GTACAGCAGCCAGAAAGTGATGAATATGAAGTGTGTGACCGAGATAATG ACGTTAAATCCAATGAGGAACCTATACGTGTTGCTCCAAAACCACTGCCCAGAGAGCG GCATGCTGcaaaaccctctctctcatca AAGCCATACTTACCTTCCAGAGAGCATGAAG GGTCAACACTTCCCATGAGAACCACTAGTCAAACACCCTCCACTGCATCACTGCCATCCGAATTCAAACGACCCAA GATTCCTCTGCCACAGCTGTTTAACTCCCACA AACACAGGGTAAATTTGCCAGAGGAAAAAGTTGCCAGAAGAAATGTGTCTATCACTGAAAATGGGTCAAAAGACGATGAG AGGGCTGACATCCTAAATAAACCCTGGTACGCAAGTACATCCGACCGCAAGAAAGCAGAGGATGCGTTGATTCGCTCTGATAAG GATGGGTCCTTCCTGGTGAGGAAGAGCTCTGGTCAGGACACCCAGCAACCATACACACTGGTGGTGTTCTACAATAGCAGGGTCTACAACATCCCAATCCGTTACATCCAGGTGTCCCAGCAGTACGCTCttgggagggagaagaaaggagaagag tGTTTCCACAGTGTCTCTCACATGATAGAGAACCATCAGAGGCATCCCCTGGTGCTGATTGACAGCCAGAGTAACAGCAAGGACTCCACCAAACTGAACTATGTGGTGAAGCCTTAG